Proteins from one Alloyangia pacifica genomic window:
- the cobI gene encoding precorrin-2 C(20)-methyltransferase, with protein MNARGEIRAEASAEVGTQGQGTIWGVGLGPGDPDLMSVRADRLLRKAGHVAYFRKAGRPGQARRIVEGMLRPDVIEIAMEYPVTTEIPLTDPRYNALLSAFYEGCTAKLRALSEAGHEVLVLAEGDPFFYGSFMHLFTRLKGHAPLQVIPAIPGMAAAWCATGLPITWGDDVMSTLMGTLPEAELVRQMRNADALVIMKIGRNIDKVRRALRAAGRFEEAWLVEHAAMPGQSVQRLSEAEGRVTPYFSIVLVHGQGRRP; from the coding sequence ATGAACGCTCGGGGGGAAATCCGCGCAGAGGCCAGCGCAGAGGTAGGCACGCAGGGGCAGGGCACGATCTGGGGCGTCGGTCTTGGCCCCGGCGATCCCGACCTCATGTCGGTGCGCGCCGACCGGCTGCTGCGCAAGGCCGGTCACGTGGCCTACTTCCGCAAGGCCGGGCGACCCGGGCAGGCCCGGCGCATCGTCGAGGGGATGTTGCGCCCCGACGTGATCGAGATCGCCATGGAGTACCCGGTGACCACCGAGATTCCGCTCACCGATCCGCGCTACAACGCGCTGCTCTCGGCCTTCTACGAGGGCTGCACCGCGAAGCTCCGCGCCCTGTCGGAGGCGGGCCACGAGGTGCTGGTGCTCGCCGAGGGCGACCCGTTCTTCTACGGCTCCTTCATGCATCTCTTCACCCGGCTCAAGGGCCATGCGCCGCTGCAGGTGATCCCGGCGATCCCCGGCATGGCCGCCGCCTGGTGCGCCACCGGCCTGCCGATCACCTGGGGCGACGACGTGATGAGCACGCTCATGGGCACCCTGCCCGAGGCCGAGCTGGTGCGGCAGATGCGCAATGCCGACGCGCTGGTGATCATGAAAATCGGCCGCAACATCGACAAGGTCCGCCGCGCCCTGCGCGCCGCCGGGCGCTTCGAGGAGGCCTGGCTGGTGGAACACGCCGCCATGCCGGGCCAGTCGGTGCAGCGCCTGTCGGAGGCCGAGGGCCGGGTGACCCCCTATTTCTCCATCGTCCTGGTGCACGGACAGGGGCGGCGGCCATGA
- the cobD gene encoding threonine-phosphate decarboxylase CobD yields the protein MDTLPEPPFAPPAGPSRDHGGNLDAAMARFGGDRASWLDLSTGINPDPYPVPEIPAEAWAELPRRTEIARLIAAARAAYACPARIVPVNGAQGAIQMVPSLRAPGRAAVLGPTYNEHAAALRAGGWQVTEATRLAALHGADIAVVVTPNNPDGRHNDPETLCALAARVGLLVVDESFADPEPGRSIAPRLDGGLPNVIVLRSFGKFYGLAGLRLGFALAQGALGDRLAELAGPWPVSGPAIEIASAALADRQWQAETNARLTRDAARLDALAQGTGWALVGGTPLFRTYAAPDALAAQNRLALSHVWTRIFPYSERWIRLGLPPSDRWAQLETAFSAL from the coding sequence ATGGACACCCTGCCCGAACCGCCCTTCGCCCCGCCCGCCGGCCCCTCCAGGGATCATGGCGGCAACCTCGATGCCGCCATGGCGCGCTTCGGCGGAGACCGCGCGAGCTGGCTGGATCTCTCGACCGGCATCAACCCCGACCCCTACCCGGTTCCGGAGATCCCGGCCGAGGCCTGGGCCGAGCTGCCGCGCCGCACCGAGATTGCGCGTCTGATCGCCGCGGCGCGCGCCGCCTATGCCTGCCCGGCGCGCATCGTGCCGGTCAATGGCGCGCAGGGGGCGATCCAGATGGTGCCATCGCTGCGCGCGCCCGGACGGGCGGCGGTGCTGGGGCCGACCTACAACGAGCATGCGGCGGCGCTGCGCGCGGGCGGTTGGCAGGTGACCGAGGCAACCCGCCTCGCGGCCCTTCACGGCGCCGATATCGCCGTGGTGGTGACCCCCAACAACCCCGACGGGCGGCATAACGACCCCGAGACGCTCTGCGCGCTCGCGGCGCGGGTCGGGCTGCTGGTGGTGGACGAGAGTTTTGCCGATCCCGAGCCCGGGCGCTCCATCGCGCCGCGCCTCGACGGAGGCTTGCCGAACGTGATCGTGCTGCGCTCCTTCGGCAAGTTCTACGGGCTGGCCGGTCTGCGGCTGGGGTTCGCCCTGGCGCAGGGCGCGCTCGGCGACCGGCTGGCCGAGCTTGCGGGGCCCTGGCCGGTCTCGGGCCCGGCGATCGAGATCGCCTCGGCGGCGCTTGCCGACCGCCAGTGGCAGGCGGAGACCAACGCGCGCCTCACCAGGGACGCCGCGCGGCTCGACGCTCTGGCGCAGGGGACCGGCTGGGCTTTGGTCGGCGGCACGCCGCTGTTCCGCACCTACGCCGCCCCGGACGCGCTGGCAGCGCAGAACCGCCTTGCCCTGAGCCACGTCTGGACCCGCATCTTCCCCTATTCCGAGCGCTGGATCCGCCTCGGCCTGCCGCCCTCGGACCGCTGGGCACAGCTCGAGACCGCCTTTTCCGCACTCTGA
- the cobN gene encoding cobaltochelatase subunit CobN, with amino-acid sequence MHVVFRESHGLEDLETPTDLMQDPADLVVLSFSDSDLGAFAEAWHQSGGSLPSLRLANLAQLRHPLSVDTYVERTLAGARGILVRLIGGLPYWDYGLLQLQALAQRQGIALAVLPADGRPDPRLDEVSTLPLSTLRQLARLCDTGGPAAAQAALAQLALASGLGAPPVRGARALPEVGLWTPETGPEPLDEPRSAAPRAPRRIWKEKTGRRILLVFYRAYLVAADIAPIAALFAAFRAEGCEVVGLFAPSLKAPRAAAALQEAVARLCPDAIVSATAFSGRGAAGSPLDAAGVPVFQVALATSTEEAWGAADRGLSPADLAMHVVLPEVDGRLLAGVVSFKAHGERDPELQFARTLHRPHGPGIAAAVARVMGWLRLAAQPAAERRVALILSTYPGKDWNLGHAVGLDAPASARAILEDLRAAGYAVPEAGADLETALQDRSLRLPLAEYRAALAQLPERLRQQITATWGAPEADAQIDGDAFRVAALELGPCLIALQPERGTPAARAGEYHDLARVPRHAYVAFYLWLQRRADALVHIGAHGTLEWLPGKAVALSETCWPQVLTGALPVLYPFIVNDPGEAGQAKRRIGALTLGHLPPPLAASEIPDRLTHLESLLDEFSTADGLDPRRRDRLQADIRAEARARGVEADLGLGEAASTAEAITRIDRFVCDIKESRFGAGLHVWGRPPPGCTEPEILASAQAERAALIAALDGRRIEAGPSGSPWRGRRDVLPSGRNLYTTDPRAVPSRAAHAQGVKLAEELMRRHLQDHGDWPRGLVVDLWGSATMRTAGEEFAMALHLLGVRPVWDEGSARVSGLEVLPIAELDRPRIDVTLRVSGLFRDVFPTLSGLFATAVAALAARDEAPEWNPYAGTAPGARVYGPAPGSFGLGMGAALDSYDQEARRTAGEAWLAASSWALDGALDGAGATRDAAGIRARVAQAEAFVHLQDLPETDLLLAADYAAHEAGFAAAQATTGGQAALYHLDSTDPARPRARALPEEIARVVQARAANPRWIAGMRAHGFRGAAEMAATLEHMAAFAHLAGAVGGHLFDLYHAATLGDPETEAFLRGANPGAHTAMLERFRALREAGLWDSRRNSVIAALEDGS; translated from the coding sequence ATGCACGTCGTCTTCCGCGAAAGCCACGGGCTCGAGGACCTCGAGACCCCGACGGACCTGATGCAGGATCCGGCGGATCTCGTGGTGCTGTCCTTCTCCGACAGCGACCTCGGGGCCTTCGCGGAAGCCTGGCACCAGAGCGGCGGAAGCCTGCCCTCGCTGCGGCTCGCCAACCTCGCGCAGCTGCGCCATCCGCTGTCGGTCGACACCTACGTGGAGCGCACGCTTGCGGGCGCGAGGGGCATCCTCGTGCGGCTGATCGGCGGGCTGCCCTATTGGGACTACGGGCTCTTGCAGCTGCAGGCGCTGGCGCAGCGGCAGGGGATCGCCCTTGCCGTGCTGCCCGCCGACGGCCGCCCCGATCCGCGGCTCGACGAGGTCTCGACCCTGCCGCTCTCGACCCTGCGCCAGCTTGCCCGGCTCTGCGACACCGGCGGCCCCGCCGCGGCGCAGGCGGCGCTGGCACAACTGGCGCTAGCCTCGGGCCTCGGCGCGCCCCCGGTGCGCGGCGCGCGCGCCCTGCCCGAGGTGGGCCTTTGGACCCCCGAAACCGGGCCCGAACCACTTGATGAGCCGAGGAGCGCCGCCCCTCGCGCGCCCCGGCGCATTTGGAAAGAGAAGACGGGGCGACGGATTCTCCTCGTCTTCTACCGCGCCTACCTGGTGGCGGCGGACATTGCCCCCATCGCGGCACTCTTCGCGGCCTTCCGGGCCGAGGGCTGCGAGGTGGTCGGGCTCTTCGCCCCCTCGCTGAAAGCGCCCCGCGCGGCGGCGGCGCTGCAAGAGGCCGTGGCCAGGCTCTGCCCCGACGCCATCGTCAGCGCCACCGCCTTCAGCGGGCGCGGCGCGGCGGGCTCGCCGCTCGACGCCGCGGGCGTGCCGGTCTTCCAGGTGGCGCTCGCAACCTCCACCGAAGAGGCCTGGGGCGCGGCGGACCGGGGGCTTTCCCCCGCCGATCTGGCCATGCACGTGGTGCTGCCCGAGGTCGACGGGCGGCTTCTGGCCGGGGTTGTCTCGTTCAAGGCGCACGGAGAGCGAGACCCGGAGCTGCAATTCGCCCGCACCCTGCACCGCCCTCACGGACCGGGGATCGCCGCCGCCGTTGCCCGGGTCATGGGCTGGCTGCGGCTGGCGGCACAGCCGGCGGCCGAGCGCCGGGTGGCGCTGATCCTTTCGACCTACCCCGGCAAGGACTGGAACCTCGGCCACGCGGTCGGCCTCGACGCCCCGGCCTCGGCGCGGGCCATCCTCGAGGATCTGCGCGCGGCGGGATACGCGGTGCCCGAGGCGGGCGCCGATCTCGAGACGGCGCTGCAGGACCGCAGCCTGCGGCTGCCGCTGGCGGAGTACCGCGCGGCGCTGGCCCAGCTGCCGGAGCGCCTTCGGCAGCAGATCACCGCCACCTGGGGCGCGCCCGAGGCGGACGCGCAGATCGACGGCGACGCCTTCCGGGTCGCGGCGCTGGAACTTGGCCCCTGCCTCATCGCCCTGCAGCCCGAGCGCGGCACCCCGGCGGCGCGCGCGGGCGAGTACCACGATCTCGCGCGGGTGCCGCGCCATGCCTATGTCGCTTTCTACCTCTGGCTGCAGCGCCGCGCCGACGCGCTGGTGCATATCGGCGCCCATGGCACGCTGGAATGGCTGCCCGGCAAGGCGGTCGCCCTCTCCGAGACCTGCTGGCCGCAGGTGCTGACCGGCGCGCTGCCGGTGCTCTATCCGTTCATCGTCAACGATCCGGGCGAGGCGGGACAGGCCAAGCGGCGCATCGGCGCGCTCACCCTCGGCCATCTGCCGCCGCCGCTCGCCGCGAGCGAGATCCCCGACCGGCTGACCCACCTGGAAAGCCTGCTCGACGAGTTCTCCACCGCCGACGGGCTCGACCCGCGCCGCCGCGACCGACTGCAGGCCGACATCCGCGCCGAGGCCCGCGCCCGCGGCGTCGAGGCCGACCTGGGGCTCGGCGAGGCCGCCTCCACCGCCGAGGCGATCACCCGCATCGACCGCTTCGTCTGTGACATCAAGGAAAGCCGCTTTGGCGCCGGGTTGCACGTCTGGGGCCGCCCGCCACCGGGCTGCACCGAGCCGGAGATCCTTGCCTCGGCGCAGGCCGAACGGGCCGCGCTCATCGCCGCGCTCGATGGTCGGCGGATCGAGGCGGGGCCCTCGGGGTCGCCCTGGCGCGGGCGGCGCGACGTGCTGCCGAGCGGGCGCAACCTCTACACCACCGACCCGCGCGCGGTGCCGAGCCGCGCCGCCCATGCGCAGGGGGTGAAGCTGGCCGAAGAGCTGATGCGCCGCCACCTGCAGGATCACGGTGACTGGCCGCGCGGGCTGGTCGTCGATCTCTGGGGGTCGGCCACCATGCGCACCGCCGGCGAGGAATTCGCCATGGCGCTGCACCTCTTGGGCGTGCGGCCGGTCTGGGACGAGGGCTCGGCGCGGGTCAGCGGCCTCGAGGTGCTGCCGATCGCCGAGCTCGACCGCCCGCGCATCGACGTCACGCTGCGGGTCTCCGGGCTGTTCCGCGATGTCTTCCCCACGCTCTCGGGGCTCTTCGCGACGGCGGTCGCCGCGCTGGCGGCGCGCGACGAGGCGCCGGAGTGGAACCCCTATGCCGGGACCGCGCCGGGCGCGCGGGTCTACGGCCCGGCGCCGGGCAGCTTCGGGCTGGGCATGGGGGCGGCATTGGACAGCTACGATCAGGAGGCCCGACGCACCGCCGGGGAGGCCTGGCTCGCCGCCTCGTCCTGGGCGCTGGACGGGGCACTGGACGGCGCGGGCGCGACCCGCGACGCGGCCGGGATTCGCGCCCGCGTCGCGCAGGCCGAGGCCTTCGTGCACCTTCAGGATCTGCCCGAGACCGACCTGCTGCTTGCCGCCGACTACGCCGCGCATGAGGCGGGCTTTGCCGCCGCACAGGCCACGACCGGCGGGCAGGCCGCGCTCTACCATCTCGACAGCACCGACCCCGCGCGCCCCCGCGCCCGCGCCCTGCCCGAAGAGATCGCCCGCGTGGTGCAGGCCCGCGCCGCCAACCCGCGCTGGATCGCCGGAATGCGCGCCCATGGCTTCCGCGGCGCCGCCGAGATGGCCGCGACGCTCGAGCACATGGCCGCCTTCGCGCATCTGGCAGGGGCGGTCGGCGGGCATCTGTTCGACCTCTATCATGCGGCGACGCTCGGCGATCCCGAAACCGAGGCCTTCCTGCGCGGCGCCAACCCCGGCGCCCATACGGCGATGCTCGAACGCTTCCGCGCACTGCGCGAGGCCGGGCTCTGGGACAGCCGCCGGAACTCGGTGATCGCCGCGCTGGAGGACGGGTCGTGA
- the cbiB gene encoding adenosylcobinamide-phosphate synthase CbiB — MSFALMMLGGMVLDLLLGWPERLYARIGHPVTWLGKGISALERRLNRGNRRRRLWLGALTTLSTVALAALPGVAVQALLPDSVAGSLLGAVLAWPLIALRAMHAHVAAVATPLARGDLGAARHAVSMIVGRDPAQLDPAGIARAATESLAENSSDGIVAPLFWGAVAGLPGIAAYKAVNTLDSMIGHRNDRYEAFGKVAARLDDVANWLPARLTGVLFALASGRRLPAALRVMGRDARKHRSPNAGWPEGAMAAALDVRLSGPRVYGERIAEEPWLNAGAPDPTPQGLSRALRLYRRAMALCALALAALVLFE; from the coding sequence ATGAGCTTTGCGCTGATGATGCTGGGGGGGATGGTGCTCGATCTGCTGCTGGGCTGGCCGGAGCGGCTCTACGCGCGGATCGGCCATCCGGTGACATGGCTGGGCAAGGGGATCTCGGCGCTCGAGCGGCGGCTCAACCGGGGCAACCGGAGGCGCAGGCTCTGGCTCGGGGCGCTGACCACGCTGTCGACCGTCGCCCTTGCCGCGCTGCCCGGCGTTGCCGTGCAGGCGCTGCTGCCGGACAGCGTCGCGGGCAGCCTCCTCGGCGCGGTCCTCGCCTGGCCGCTGATCGCCCTGCGCGCGATGCACGCGCATGTTGCCGCCGTCGCCACACCGCTGGCGCGGGGCGACCTCGGAGCTGCCCGCCACGCCGTCTCGATGATCGTGGGGCGCGACCCGGCACAGCTGGACCCGGCGGGGATCGCCCGCGCCGCGACAGAGAGCCTCGCCGAGAACAGCTCGGACGGCATCGTCGCGCCGCTCTTTTGGGGGGCGGTGGCGGGTCTGCCGGGGATCGCCGCCTACAAGGCCGTGAACACGCTCGATTCGATGATCGGCCATCGCAACGACCGCTACGAGGCCTTCGGCAAGGTCGCGGCCCGGCTCGACGACGTGGCCAACTGGCTCCCGGCGCGGCTCACCGGGGTGCTCTTCGCCCTCGCCAGCGGCCGCCGCCTGCCCGCGGCGCTTCGGGTGATGGGGCGCGATGCGCGCAAGCACCGCTCGCCCAACGCGGGATGGCCCGAGGGCGCCATGGCCGCGGCGCTGGATGTCCGTCTCTCGGGGCCGCGCGTCTATGGCGAACGGATCGCCGAGGAGCCCTGGCTCAACGCCGGCGCCCCCGATCCGACGCCGCAGGGTCTCAGCCGCGCGCTGCGCCTCTATCGCCGGGCCATGGCGCTCTGTGCCCTTGCGCTCGCCGCGCTGGTCCTGTTCGAGTGA
- the cobO gene encoding cob(I)yrinic acid a,c-diamide adenosyltransferase: MNDETNTRHAEKMKKIKAARDRMMAGKTAEKGLILVHTGAGKGKSSSGFGMILRCIAHGMPCAVVQFIKGNWVTGEAKMIREKFADECRFFVSGEGFTWETQDRARDIAAAQRGWQIAQEQILDPEVRFVLLDEINIALRYGYLDIDEVVGFLLERKPEMTHVCLTGRNAKPELIEAADLVTEMTLVKHPFRDGIKAQQGVEF, translated from the coding sequence ATGAACGATGAGACCAACACCCGCCACGCGGAAAAGATGAAGAAAATCAAGGCTGCGCGGGACCGGATGATGGCCGGGAAAACCGCTGAAAAGGGCCTCATTCTCGTTCACACCGGCGCCGGGAAAGGCAAGTCGTCTTCGGGCTTCGGGATGATCCTGCGCTGCATCGCCCATGGCATGCCCTGCGCCGTGGTGCAGTTCATCAAGGGCAACTGGGTCACCGGCGAGGCGAAGATGATCCGCGAGAAATTTGCCGATGAGTGCCGCTTCTTCGTCTCGGGAGAGGGCTTCACCTGGGAGACGCAGGACCGCGCGCGCGACATCGCGGCGGCGCAGCGCGGCTGGCAGATCGCGCAGGAACAGATCCTCGATCCCGAGGTGCGCTTCGTGCTGCTCGACGAGATCAACATCGCGCTGCGCTACGGGTATCTGGATATCGACGAGGTGGTCGGCTTCCTGCTCGAACGGAAACCGGAGATGACCCACGTCTGCCTGACCGGGCGCAACGCCAAGCCCGAGCTGATCGAGGCGGCGGACCTGGTGACCGAGATGACGCTGGTCAAGCACCCGTTCCGCGACGGGATCAAGGCGCAGCAGGGCGTCGAATTCTGA
- the cobW gene encoding cobalamin biosynthesis protein CobW produces MADLTKLPVTVITGFLGSGKTTLVSHLMRNPGGRRLAVVVNEFGDVGVDGEILRGCAIPDCPAENVVELANGCICCTVADDFIPTIEALLALEPRPDHILIETSGLALPKPLLQAFDWPQIRARITVDGVIALADAEAVAAGRFAPNVAAVDAQRAADESLDHETPLSEVFEDQIACADIVLLTKPDLAGAEGVARAREVIAAEAPRPIPVVEVAEGVVDPRIILGLGAAAEDDLAARPSHHDTPHDHDHEEFESITVDLPELADPAQLVRAIEGLARSHNILRVKGYAAVSGKPMRLLVQAVGVRVRHQFDRMWQPGETRAGRLVVIAEHDDIREDEIRAALSRAVLDPAH; encoded by the coding sequence ATGGCCGATCTTACAAAACTCCCCGTCACTGTGATCACCGGCTTTCTCGGCTCGGGCAAGACCACCCTCGTCAGCCACCTGATGCGCAACCCGGGCGGGCGGCGGCTCGCGGTGGTGGTCAACGAATTCGGCGACGTCGGCGTCGATGGCGAGATCCTGCGCGGCTGCGCGATCCCGGACTGCCCCGCCGAGAACGTGGTCGAGCTGGCCAACGGCTGCATCTGCTGCACCGTGGCCGACGATTTCATCCCCACCATCGAGGCGCTGCTGGCGCTCGAGCCGCGCCCCGACCACATCCTGATCGAGACCTCGGGCCTCGCGCTGCCGAAGCCGCTGCTGCAGGCCTTCGACTGGCCGCAGATCCGCGCCCGCATCACCGTCGACGGGGTCATCGCGCTCGCCGACGCCGAGGCGGTCGCAGCGGGCCGCTTCGCCCCCAACGTCGCGGCGGTGGACGCGCAGCGCGCCGCCGACGAGAGCCTCGATCACGAGACGCCGCTGTCGGAGGTCTTCGAGGACCAGATCGCCTGCGCCGACATCGTGCTGCTGACCAAGCCCGATCTTGCCGGCGCCGAGGGCGTGGCCCGTGCCCGCGAGGTCATCGCCGCCGAGGCGCCGCGCCCGATACCCGTGGTCGAAGTGGCAGAAGGCGTGGTCGACCCGCGGATCATCCTCGGGCTCGGCGCCGCCGCCGAGGACGACCTCGCCGCCCGGCCCAGCCACCACGACACCCCGCATGACCACGACCACGAGGAGTTCGAGTCGATCACCGTCGACCTTCCCGAACTCGCCGATCCCGCGCAGCTGGTCCGCGCCATCGAGGGGCTCGCCCGCAGCCACAACATCCTGCGGGTGAAGGGCTATGCGGCGGTCTCGGGCAAGCCGATGCGCCTGCTTGTGCAGGCCGTGGGCGTGCGGGTGCGGCACCAGTTCGACCGTATGTGGCAGCCGGGCGAGACCCGCGCCGGGCGGCTGGTGGTGATCGCCGAGCATGATGACATCCGCGAAGACGAGATCCGCGCCGCCCTGAGCCGCGCAGTGCTCGATCCGGCCCACTAG
- a CDS encoding cobalamin biosynthesis protein CobG: MSAPLVKGWCPGAHRPMLSGDGLVVRVRPFRAELSDAQALALCDLARTHGNGTLELTSRANLQIRGVPEAAFPALLEGLEALGLIDADPAVEARRNILMPAGWRAGDLTDRLHAALLQTLPALPPLPAKMGFALDTGPQGQLASGSADFRFELDPAGALLLRADGAATGRAVSEAGAMDALAELARWFVATGGPEAGRMARHLRQVSLPQTWRGTAPRAPGACPEPGGMEGDRLLGVPFGSMEASVLAELVEASGARAVRLMTGRLLCLRGGHADTAAPGFVTAPGSTLLTAHACPGAPFCPQATVPTRALAARLAPKVRGTLHVSGCAKGCALPRAADVTLVGRQGGFDLVEHGAPWDTPARTGLSPAQLDDLPTLLSGQP, from the coding sequence GTGAGCGCCCCGCTGGTCAAGGGCTGGTGCCCCGGCGCGCACCGCCCGATGCTCTCGGGCGACGGGCTGGTGGTGCGGGTGCGCCCGTTCCGCGCCGAGCTGAGCGACGCGCAGGCGCTGGCGCTTTGCGATCTCGCGCGGACCCATGGCAACGGCACGCTGGAGCTGACCTCCCGCGCCAACCTGCAGATCCGCGGGGTGCCCGAGGCCGCCTTCCCCGCGCTGCTGGAGGGTTTGGAGGCGCTCGGGCTGATCGACGCCGACCCGGCGGTCGAGGCGCGGCGCAATATCCTCATGCCCGCGGGCTGGCGCGCGGGCGATCTGACCGACCGGCTTCACGCGGCGCTGCTGCAGACCCTGCCCGCGCTGCCGCCCTTGCCCGCCAAGATGGGCTTTGCGCTCGACACCGGGCCGCAGGGGCAGCTTGCCTCGGGGTCTGCCGATTTCCGCTTCGAGCTGGACCCGGCGGGGGCGCTGCTGCTGCGCGCCGACGGGGCGGCGACGGGGCGCGCGGTTTCGGAAGCGGGCGCGATGGACGCCCTTGCCGAGCTGGCCCGCTGGTTCGTCGCCACCGGCGGCCCCGAGGCAGGGCGCATGGCGCGGCATCTGCGGCAGGTCTCGCTTCCGCAGACATGGCGGGGCACCGCACCGCGCGCGCCGGGGGCCTGCCCTGAACCCGGTGGCATGGAGGGGGACCGGCTGCTTGGCGTGCCCTTCGGCAGCATGGAGGCCAGCGTGCTCGCGGAGCTAGTCGAAGCCAGCGGCGCGCGGGCGGTGCGGTTGATGACCGGGCGGCTCCTCTGCCTGCGCGGCGGCCACGCCGACACCGCCGCCCCCGGTTTCGTCACCGCCCCCGGCAGCACGCTCCTGACCGCCCACGCCTGCCCGGGCGCCCCCTTCTGCCCGCAGGCGACCGTGCCCACCCGCGCGCTCGCGGCACGGCTGGCGCCAAAGGTGCGCGGCACGCTGCACGTCTCGGGCTGCGCCAAGGGCTGCGCCCTGCCGCGCGCCGCCGATGTCACGCTGGTGGGACGGCAGGGCGGCTTCGACCTCGTGGAACATGGCGCGCCCTGGGACACCCCCGCCCGCACCGGCCTGTCTCCCGCACAACTCGACGATCTTCCCACCCTCCTATCGGGACAGCCCTGA
- a CDS encoding DUF1636 family protein gives MMDCAHTRQESDTELLVCVTCRRAGVTPEDARRPGRALFDQITALDRPEGVRITATDCLQNCDFGCTVALRGGAEKWTYVFANVDEAAHPEMLLAGAAQYHAAPDGVIPWRQRPEHFKRNCVARIPPLTPAPKQQDR, from the coding sequence ATGATGGACTGCGCGCACACGCGACAGGAGAGTGACACCGAACTGCTGGTCTGCGTGACCTGCCGCCGGGCGGGGGTGACCCCAGAGGACGCGCGGCGCCCCGGCCGGGCGCTCTTTGACCAGATCACCGCGCTCGACCGCCCCGAAGGGGTGCGGATCACCGCCACCGACTGCCTGCAGAACTGCGATTTCGGCTGCACCGTCGCGCTGCGCGGCGGGGCGGAGAAGTGGACCTATGTCTTCGCCAACGTCGACGAGGCCGCGCATCCCGAGATGCTGCTTGCAGGGGCCGCGCAATACCACGCGGCGCCCGACGGGGTGATCCCCTGGCGCCAGCGCCCCGAGCATTTCAAACGCAACTGCGTCGCCCGCATCCCCCCGCTTACCCCCGCGCCCAAGCAACAGGACCGCTGA
- a CDS encoding precorrin-8X methylmutase, giving the protein MPYDYEKDGAAIYRQSFATIRAEADLARFSPDEEPIAVRMIHAAGMVGLDQHIRFSEGFAAAARAALARGAPILCDARMVSEGVTRPRLPADNPVLCTLRDPSVPELARAMGTTRSAAALELWRPQLAGALVAIGNAPTALFHLLNMLEDPACPRPAAIIGCPVGFVGAMESKDALWQAQPVPCCIVEGRLGGSAITVAAINAIASRAE; this is encoded by the coding sequence ATGCCCTATGACTACGAAAAGGATGGCGCGGCCATCTACCGCCAGAGCTTCGCCACGATCCGCGCCGAGGCCGATCTCGCGCGGTTCTCGCCCGACGAGGAGCCCATCGCGGTGCGGATGATCCACGCGGCGGGGATGGTCGGGCTCGACCAGCACATCCGCTTCTCCGAGGGCTTCGCCGCCGCCGCCCGCGCCGCGCTGGCGCGGGGCGCGCCGATCCTTTGCGATGCGCGGATGGTGTCCGAGGGCGTCACCCGCCCGCGCCTGCCCGCCGACAACCCGGTGCTCTGCACATTGCGCGACCCCAGCGTGCCCGAGTTGGCCCGCGCCATGGGCACCACCCGCTCGGCGGCGGCGCTCGAGCTTTGGCGGCCCCAGCTCGCGGGTGCGCTGGTGGCCATCGGCAATGCCCCCACGGCGCTCTTTCACCTGCTGAACATGCTCGAGGATCCGGCCTGCCCGCGCCCGGCGGCGATCATCGGCTGCCCGGTGGGGTTCGTCGGCGCGATGGAAAGCAAGGACGCGCTCTGGCAGGCACAGCCCGTGCCCTGCTGCATCGTCGAGGGGCGGCTTGGCGGCAGCGCGATCACCGTCGCGGCGATCAACGCCATCGCGAGCCGCGCCGAATGA
- a CDS encoding propanediol utilization protein — MSWTPVCVEGHFGEWIQGRMGKGGPVALVTVRCPALTVRAPGEGELPFSRGQLASFAAQLGIAPRFPGTVRTAPLGGGAGASTATLVALARAAGVTVSAERLAAACLAVEGASDPLMFPRPDALLWASREGRILREMPAPPACHILGGFWGAPHRTDPGDENFDDIADLVDAWDAAVTRGDLPACARLASASARRCTARRSPCLALSDPLPELARELGALGWLRAHTGSARGLIFAPGTLPAQGAAALAEAGLTGVLTFGTGAA; from the coding sequence ATGAGCTGGACCCCGGTGTGCGTCGAGGGCCATTTCGGCGAGTGGATTCAGGGGCGCATGGGCAAGGGCGGCCCCGTCGCCCTGGTGACCGTCCGCTGCCCGGCCCTGACGGTCCGCGCCCCCGGAGAAGGGGAACTGCCCTTCTCCCGCGGCCAGCTCGCAAGTTTCGCCGCGCAGCTCGGGATCGCGCCGCGCTTTCCCGGCACGGTGCGGACCGCCCCGCTCGGAGGCGGCGCCGGGGCCTCCACCGCGACGCTTGTCGCCCTGGCCCGCGCCGCGGGTGTCACTGTCAGCGCCGAGCGCCTCGCCGCGGCCTGCCTCGCCGTCGAGGGCGCCAGCGATCCGCTGATGTTCCCCCGGCCGGACGCCCTGCTCTGGGCCTCGCGCGAGGGGCGAATCCTGCGCGAAATGCCCGCGCCGCCCGCCTGCCACATCCTCGGAGGGTTCTGGGGCGCGCCGCATCGCACCGACCCCGGGGACGAGAATTTCGACGACATCGCCGATCTGGTCGACGCATGGGACGCCGCCGTCACCCGGGGCGACCTGCCCGCCTGTGCGCGCCTTGCCAGTGCGTCTGCGCGGCGATGCACGGCGCGGCGCAGCCCCTGCCTTGCGCTGTCCGACCCGCTGCCCGAACTGGCGCGGGAGCTTGGCGCGCTTGGCTGGCTGCGCGCCCACACCGGCTCGGCGCGGGGGCTGATCTTTGCGCCCGGCACCCTGCCTGCTCAGGGCGCCGCGGCATTGGCCGAGGCCGGGCTCACCGGCGTGCTGACCTTCGGGACGGGCGCGGCATGA